The Comamonas testosteroni genome contains the following window.
ACTTGCTGAGCAAGCGAGGTGTGGATGGGATGTAACGTTTTTGATCGATTTTTCCTATATTAATTTGTACGAGCTGAAAACAGCTCCGCCGCGCTTCACGCCGCCGGAATGCTGAGTGATGACCTTGCCATTGCAAGGCTCGCTTGACGCAGCAGATGGATAACTTGCTCCTTGCGCCGAACGACAATCCGGGCTTTGGGCAAACTGGTCACAATTGTGGCCAGCGAACTGCCAAGTACCGCCGCAGACGACGCCTATGCGCCAGGACTGCGGGGATATGCAGGTGCTGGGGGAAAGCGTTGAGATACCTGCAACGGCGGCGAAGCAAGCACCGTGACGTGAAAGGCTTGCGGGTAGTGCGGCTCCATACGTTCAGCCAATCTTGAAGGTCTAGCCTAGTCTTCCTAGGAGGCTAGGCTATGCCCACCAACGTTCAGTTCAGGGTAGAGAGACTCAAGGGAGGGAATCCAAGCTCTGAGTAGCTCCACGGGCATAGCCATGGATTCGCTGGATAGGAATGCATCATCTACAAAGAAGGGAGTTTTGGAAGATCAGAGCGTGAATTCAACGTGGAATTCTCATCAGCAGCCTGATTGATCAGCCAACTTTGCAATCCTAGCTAAGTCGATGAACCCTATGATGTTGGCACTAGCTCACGCAGTTGTGCATCATGGCGGATGCTCCACTTGGTGTTGACTTCGAATGTGCTTTCTCGTTCTGCATCTCCCAGGACCAGAGGTTGGATATTCTTCCTTCGCGATTGGAGCCATGCATACACAATCTGAGACAGGCTCGTCAATCGTAGATGATCCAAGATGAATCCGAGTCGTTGTGCCACAGGGACTTGGTGTATCGCATCTAGAGCCTGTTTCAGTGCTCGCTGGTTCAGGCTGGGTGCGAAATCTCTTGTGATACGAGTTATGTACTCAATTCCCCCTACATCTGCCTGATGACGTATGAGATCCAAGAGTGTGGCCTCCCTGGTACTGACTCGCCAAGGCGCGACGCCTGCATTCACTGTGGTTGTTGGGGTTTCGGCGACGGATCCTTTGCTGAAGAACCTCACCTTGAGTGAGCCTGGAGTTAATGGTTGGCGTGGGCAAGCGACCATCACTTGAGTTTCTTGGAGCGCAAAATTGGACGACCCCCAATAGCGCGCCGCAGACAATAGGGCCACGTAGTAGCTGGGCTCGATTCGCCTGAGGCAGTCGTCGATCCACCAAGTGACAGGCGGAGCACCATAGTGTGCTTGTTCAGCCGGCACAATAAGGTAGCCCGCTGGTCGTCGTGTGGCTAAGGTGATCAGCCCTTCCTGAGCGAGTCGGTAGAGGGCTTTCTTCACTCTAATGCTGTCGCCGTCTTGGCCTACGAGTCTGCCGAATTCTTCTGGCTCGAAAAAGTAACGGGCTGCCGATTGAATCTTCCTGATGGCCGCTTTCGCGGTGAGGGGTTCAGACCAAGAATCCTTGGAGCTCTCGGTATGAATTTTTTGCATGGTTGCTAAGGGCACGTTCTGAAGGCACAGCCCAATCCGCTGATTCCGACGGCTGAGCTCGATCAGAAGAGACAAGTTGTGGGCTATTGGTGGTGAGGATTCTTGGTAACTTGACCTAACGCATCGTAGGGCGGTCTCGATCAAATGCCGCCTATCCTGGGTCTCCGCCTGCATAAATCTCTCATACCTAGCCTTCAAATTCGAAGCAGATGAAGGACCTTAAATGCTCGCCATCGTACCTACGATAGTCTGTCAGTTTGAGGCGCTTGAGCGCTAGAGTGGCAAGATAAAGATGAACGCCTACCGAAGTGCATTGACTTCGGCGGACAGTATGTTGCTTCGAGCTTCAGCCACTTTGTATGCCTCGATAAGTCTGTTGAAGAGCGCAGAAAGCTCCTGAGATAACTTGACAGTCGCTTCATCCACTACTTGCACCTGTTGGCATTGGGAAACGTATTCCGGCGCCAGTGGTCCGTTAGGATCCAGCTGATTGCATAGCTCTTTTGCCTGTGCAAGGCTTCGGACCACCTGGTCCCTGGCAGCGTTGGCACTTGAGATCGAGTTTTCTACTTTTAGCTGGGTGCCGTTTAGATCCTTCGAGACCAGCCGGTCCATGGCATTAATGACCTGGATTCTTGCCACGCTGTTGGGCAAGGATCGAGCATGCACAGCCATCTTTTCCTGCTTGGCAAGCACGGCGCTGTAATGGGCGGGGATCTTGCTCAGGGCGGTCAGCGTATCGGTGCCTCTGATCTGGAATTCTCGAGCACGGTTAAGGGCTGCGTTTATGTTGCTCAAGCCAGACTTGGCACGCGCGGCGTCGCCAGCTTTCTTTGCGCGGGCAGTAAGCTCGGAGATCACCGCTTGCTCTTCGCGCTCGGACGATGCAATCAGACTACTTTGAAGACCCTCGCCGCCCGCAAACTGGATGCCCGTGTTTGTTCTAGTCCCGGAGAATGCGAGAGTCCCGCCTTCAAGCCAATGTCGATCAATCCGGCCTACAACTTGGTTACCATGGGCCGCCCCTGATACAGGGGCATCAAGAATGATCTTTGTGTCGGATTCCGAGACAGATATCTGTCGATGTCG
Protein-coding sequences here:
- a CDS encoding type IV toxin-antitoxin system AbiEi family antitoxin domain-containing protein is translated as MQAETQDRRHLIETALRCVRSSYQESSPPIAHNLSLLIELSRRNQRIGLCLQNVPLATMQKIHTESSKDSWSEPLTAKAAIRKIQSAARYFFEPEEFGRLVGQDGDSIRVKKALYRLAQEGLITLATRRPAGYLIVPAEQAHYGAPPVTWWIDDCLRRIEPSYYVALLSAARYWGSSNFALQETQVMVACPRQPLTPGSLKVRFFSKGSVAETPTTTVNAGVAPWRVSTREATLLDLIRHQADVGGIEYITRITRDFAPSLNQRALKQALDAIHQVPVAQRLGFILDHLRLTSLSQIVYAWLQSRRKNIQPLVLGDAERESTFEVNTKWSIRHDAQLRELVPTS